The Streptomyces sp. NBC_00440 genome contains a region encoding:
- the ffh gene encoding signal recognition particle protein: MFDTLSDRLAATFKNLRGKGRLSEADIDATAREIRIALLEADVALPVVRAFIKQVKERAAGAEVSQALNPAQQVIKIVNEELIGILGGETRRLRFAKQPPTVIMLAGLQGAGKTTLAGKLGLWLKGQGHTPLLVACDLQRPNAVNQLSVVAERAGVAVYAPEPGNGVGDPVKVAQDSIEFAKSKQYDVVVVDTAGRLGIDQELMQQAADIRDAVSPDEVLFVVDAMIGQDAVNTAEAFRDGVGFDGVVLSKLDGDARGGAALSIAHVTGRQIMFASNGEKLDEFDTFHPDRMASRILGMGDMLSLIEKAEQTFSQAEAEQMASKLASSKGGKDFTLDDFLAQMEQVRKMGSISKLLGMLPGMGQMKEQINNIDERDVDRTAAIIKSMTPAERQDPTIINGSRRARVAKGSGVEVSAVKSLVERFFEARKMMSRMAQGGGMPGMPGMPGMGGGPGRQKKQQKQAKGKRKSGNPMKRKADEEAAAARREQGGAPGLPAGQDAKNFELPDEFKKFMG; encoded by the coding sequence GTGTTCGATACCCTCTCCGACCGCCTTGCCGCGACTTTCAAGAACCTCCGGGGCAAAGGGCGCCTCAGCGAGGCGGACATCGATGCCACCGCGCGCGAAATCCGTATCGCCCTCCTTGAGGCGGACGTCGCGCTGCCCGTCGTCCGCGCCTTCATCAAGCAGGTCAAGGAGCGCGCGGCCGGCGCCGAGGTCTCCCAGGCGCTGAACCCGGCCCAGCAGGTCATCAAGATCGTCAACGAGGAGCTCATCGGCATCCTCGGTGGCGAGACCCGCCGCCTCCGCTTCGCCAAGCAGCCGCCGACCGTGATCATGCTCGCGGGCCTCCAGGGCGCGGGCAAGACGACCCTCGCCGGAAAGCTCGGTCTCTGGCTCAAGGGCCAGGGCCACACCCCGCTGCTCGTGGCGTGCGACCTCCAGCGTCCCAACGCCGTGAACCAGCTGAGCGTGGTCGCCGAGCGCGCGGGCGTCGCCGTGTACGCCCCCGAGCCGGGCAACGGCGTCGGCGACCCGGTCAAGGTCGCCCAGGACTCGATCGAGTTCGCCAAGTCCAAGCAGTACGACGTCGTCGTGGTCGACACCGCGGGCCGTCTGGGCATCGACCAGGAGCTGATGCAGCAGGCCGCGGACATCCGCGACGCCGTCAGCCCCGACGAGGTCCTCTTCGTCGTCGACGCGATGATCGGCCAGGACGCGGTCAACACCGCCGAGGCGTTCCGCGACGGCGTCGGCTTCGACGGAGTGGTGCTCTCCAAGCTCGACGGCGACGCACGCGGTGGTGCGGCCCTCTCGATCGCGCACGTCACCGGCCGGCAGATCATGTTCGCCTCCAACGGCGAGAAGCTGGACGAGTTCGACACGTTCCACCCGGACCGCATGGCGTCCCGGATCCTCGGCATGGGCGACATGCTCAGCCTCATCGAGAAGGCCGAGCAGACCTTCAGCCAGGCCGAGGCCGAGCAGATGGCCTCCAAGCTGGCGAGCAGCAAGGGCGGCAAGGACTTCACGCTCGATGACTTCCTGGCTCAGATGGAGCAGGTCAGGAAGATGGGCAGCATCTCCAAGCTGCTCGGGATGCTGCCCGGCATGGGGCAGATGAAGGAGCAGATCAACAACATCGACGAGCGGGACGTGGACCGCACCGCCGCGATCATCAAGTCGATGACCCCGGCCGAGCGCCAGGACCCGACGATCATCAACGGCTCACGCCGGGCGCGGGTGGCCAAGGGGTCGGGCGTCGAGGTCAGCGCCGTGAAGAGCCTGGTGGAGCGGTTCTTCGAGGCGCGCAAGATGATGTCGCGGATGGCTCAGGGCGGCGGTATGCCGGGCATGCCGGGTATGCCCGGCATGGGTGGCGGCCCCGGTCGGCAGAAGAAGCAGCAGAAGCAGGCCAAGGGCAAGCGCAAGAGCGGTAACCCGATGAAGCGCAAGGCGGACGAAGAGGCCGCCGCCGCCCGCCGCGAGCAGGGCGGTGCGCCGGGCCTGCCGGCCGGTCAGGACGCGAAGAACTTCGAACTCCCGGACGAGTTCAAGAAGTTCATGGGCTGA
- a CDS encoding methyltransferase domain-containing protein, which translates to MSSTLVRNHRSAAATPTEEAVARARDWAEIQERMLVPLYEAVYKRLDAGSATRLLGIGCGSGLALLMAAARGASVTGVDTHAERIALARERLLPDGPDSAPGARRGRPRLVHGSPADASAVTAAPYNLLTAFEPLGGVAGDPDGLTPAVEDAVPLLERGSAVVLTGWGPPERCSASAVLRVATRLADAVRQPRRDDLEEVAARAGLKLDGSGRVACPFGYADLRSAVRGLLSTGLFDAAIRATDRDQVKKEVAEALHPHLRRDGTVWMPNIFRYVVARTA; encoded by the coding sequence ATGTCATCAACGCTCGTCCGGAACCACCGGTCCGCGGCTGCGACTCCCACTGAGGAAGCGGTCGCCCGTGCCCGCGACTGGGCCGAGATCCAGGAACGGATGCTGGTGCCGCTGTACGAAGCGGTCTACAAGCGGCTGGACGCGGGCAGCGCCACCCGGCTGCTCGGCATCGGCTGCGGCTCGGGGCTCGCCCTGCTCATGGCCGCCGCCCGCGGCGCGAGCGTCACGGGCGTGGACACGCACGCCGAGCGCATAGCGCTGGCCCGGGAGCGGCTGCTCCCCGACGGCCCGGACAGTGCGCCGGGCGCACGGCGCGGTCGGCCCCGGCTGGTGCACGGCAGCCCTGCCGACGCCTCGGCGGTCACGGCGGCGCCGTACAACCTGCTGACCGCTTTCGAGCCGCTGGGCGGCGTCGCGGGTGACCCTGACGGGCTGACCCCCGCCGTCGAGGACGCGGTGCCGCTGTTGGAGCGCGGCAGTGCGGTGGTCCTGACCGGCTGGGGGCCGCCCGAGCGCTGCTCGGCGTCGGCCGTACTGCGGGTCGCCACCCGACTGGCCGATGCCGTGCGCCAGCCGCGCAGGGACGATCTGGAGGAGGTCGCGGCGCGGGCCGGGCTGAAGCTCGACGGGTCGGGGCGGGTCGCCTGCCCGTTCGGCTACGCGGACCTGCGGAGCGCGGTGCGGGGGCTGCTCTCGACCGGACTCTTCGACGCGGCGATACGGGCGACGGACCGGGACCAGGTGAAGAAGGAGGTCGCCGAGGCGCTCCATCCCCATCTGCGGCGCGACGGCACGGTGTGGATGCCGAACATCTTCCGTTATGTGGTCGCCCGGACGGCCTGA
- the proS gene encoding proline--tRNA ligase, with the protein MKKTPVLTPRADDFPRWYQDLINKAELADNGPVRGTMVIRPYGYGLWERMQQELDARIKAAGAQNAYFPLFIPQSYLTREAEHVEGFAPELALVTHAGGKELEEPVVVRPTSETIVNEYFSKWVQSYRDLPLLINQWANVVRWEMRPRVFLRTTEFLWQEGHTAHASREEAHDYAAYIHRDVYADFMVNVLGIDVVPGRKTAAERFAGAINTLTLEAMMGDGKALQMGTSHELGTNFAKAFHTEYLSKDGDRELVWQTSWGATTRLVGGLIMSHGDDSGLRVPPRLAAVQAVVVAIKGDEAVAKARETGARLEAAGIRVRVDDRTDIPFGRRAVDWELKGVPVRIEIGPRDLAEGTAVLVRRVVDPHATDASDGHGGKESVRLDELPRLLPAVLEEAQSRLLLESRERRESRTSDVRTAGEAAEVAAAGGWARIPWALLGPEGEAALAGHSASVRCLVAEDGSVPESDDAPGNVALVARAY; encoded by the coding sequence ATGAAAAAGACTCCCGTTCTCACGCCCCGGGCGGACGACTTTCCCCGCTGGTACCAGGACTTGATCAACAAGGCCGAACTCGCGGACAACGGCCCGGTGCGGGGCACCATGGTCATCCGCCCGTACGGCTACGGGCTGTGGGAGCGGATGCAGCAGGAGCTGGACGCCCGCATCAAGGCCGCGGGCGCTCAGAACGCCTACTTCCCGCTCTTCATCCCCCAGTCTTACCTGACTCGCGAAGCTGAGCATGTCGAGGGATTCGCACCGGAGCTCGCCCTGGTCACCCACGCCGGCGGTAAGGAGCTCGAAGAGCCGGTGGTCGTGAGGCCCACATCCGAGACGATCGTCAACGAATACTTCTCGAAATGGGTGCAGAGCTATCGCGATCTGCCGCTGCTGATCAATCAGTGGGCGAATGTGGTCCGTTGGGAGATGCGGCCCAGGGTGTTCCTGCGCACCACGGAATTCCTGTGGCAGGAGGGGCACACCGCCCACGCGAGCCGCGAAGAGGCCCATGACTACGCTGCGTACATCCACCGGGACGTCTACGCGGATTTCATGGTCAATGTGCTCGGTATCGATGTCGTGCCCGGCCGCAAGACCGCCGCTGAACGGTTCGCGGGCGCCATCAACACCCTGACGCTCGAAGCCATGATGGGGGACGGCAAGGCCCTCCAGATGGGCACGAGCCATGAACTGGGCACCAACTTCGCCAAGGCGTTCCACACCGAGTACCTGTCGAAGGACGGCGACCGGGAACTGGTCTGGCAGACCTCCTGGGGCGCCACGACCCGGCTGGTCGGCGGGCTGATCATGTCGCACGGCGACGACAGCGGCCTGCGGGTGCCGCCCCGGCTCGCGGCCGTGCAGGCCGTGGTGGTCGCCATCAAGGGAGACGAGGCGGTGGCGAAGGCCCGCGAGACCGGCGCGCGGCTGGAGGCGGCGGGGATCAGGGTCCGCGTCGACGACCGCACCGACATCCCCTTCGGCCGGCGGGCCGTCGACTGGGAGCTCAAGGGCGTCCCGGTACGGATCGAGATCGGCCCGCGGGACCTGGCGGAGGGGACGGCGGTACTGGTCCGCCGGGTGGTGGACCCGCACGCCACCGACGCCTCAGACGGTCACGGCGGCAAGGAGTCCGTACGGCTGGACGAGCTGCCCCGGCTGCTGCCCGCGGTGCTCGAAGAGGCGCAGAGCCGGTTGCTGCTGGAGTCGCGGGAGCGCCGGGAGTCCCGTACCAGCGACGTGCGGACGGCCGGTGAGGCCGCCGAGGTGGCGGCCGCGGGCGGCTGGGCCAGGATTCCGTGGGCCCTCCTCGGCCCCGAGGGCGAGGCCGCACTCGCCGGGCACTCGGCCTCCGTACGGTGTCTGGTCGCCGAGGACGGGTCGGTGCCGGAGTCGGACGACGCTCCCGGTAACGTCGCTCTGGTCGCTCGTGCGTACTAG
- the rpsP gene encoding 30S ribosomal protein S16, whose translation MAVKIKLKRLGKIRSPHYRIVVADSRTRRDGRAIEEIGLYHPVQNPSRIEVNSERAQYWLSVGAQPTEPVMAILKLTGDWQAHKGLPAPAPLLQPEPKADKRAAFEAFAKSIEGDEPKGEAITPKAKKADKKADEAAPAADSTESTEA comes from the coding sequence GTGGCAGTCAAGATCAAGCTGAAGCGTCTGGGCAAGATCCGTTCGCCTCACTACCGCATCGTCGTCGCCGACTCCCGTACCCGCCGTGATGGCCGGGCCATCGAGGAGATCGGCCTGTACCACCCGGTGCAGAACCCTTCGCGCATCGAGGTCAACTCGGAGCGTGCGCAGTACTGGCTGTCCGTCGGCGCCCAGCCGACCGAGCCGGTCATGGCGATCCTGAAGCTCACCGGTGACTGGCAGGCGCACAAGGGCCTCCCGGCCCCCGCGCCGCTGCTCCAGCCGGAGCCGAAGGCCGACAAGCGCGCCGCGTTCGAGGCGTTCGCCAAGTCCATCGAGGGCGACGAGCCGAAGGGTGAGGCCATCACCCCGAAGGCGAAGAAGGCCGACAAGAAGGCGGACGAGGCGGCTCCGGCCGCTGACTCCACCGAGTCGACCGAGGCCTGA
- a CDS encoding RNA-binding protein yields the protein MLEEALEHLVKGIVDNPDDVQVASRNLRRGQVLEVRVHPDDLGKVIGRNGRTARALRTIVGAIGGRGIRVDLVDVDQVR from the coding sequence ATGCTCGAGGAGGCTCTCGAGCACCTCGTGAAGGGCATCGTCGACAATCCCGACGACGTACAGGTCGCTTCGCGCAACCTCCGTCGCGGGCAGGTGCTGGAGGTCCGGGTGCACCCCGACGACCTCGGTAAGGTGATCGGCCGCAACGGCCGCACCGCGCGCGCCCTGCGCACCATCGTGGGCGCCATCGGCGGCCGTGGCATCCGGGTCGACCTCGTCGACGTGGACCAGGTCCGCTGA
- the rimM gene encoding ribosome maturation factor RimM (Essential for efficient processing of 16S rRNA) → MQLVVARIGRAHGIKGEVTVEVRTDEPELRLGPGAVLATDPAATGPLTIETGRVHSGRLLLRFAGVTDRTAAEALRNTLLIADVDPQQTPEDPEEFYDHQLMDLDVVLSDGTEIGRITEITHLPSQDLFIVERPDGSEVMIPFVEEIVTEIDLEEQRAVIDPPPGLIDDSRAEVAGARDDD, encoded by the coding sequence GTGCAACTGGTAGTCGCACGGATCGGGCGCGCCCACGGGATCAAGGGCGAAGTCACCGTGGAGGTGCGCACGGACGAGCCCGAGCTGCGGCTCGGTCCCGGCGCGGTGCTCGCCACCGACCCTGCGGCCACCGGGCCGCTGACGATCGAGACAGGCCGGGTGCACAGCGGGAGGCTGCTGCTGCGCTTCGCGGGGGTCACGGACCGGACGGCCGCCGAGGCGCTCCGGAACACCCTGCTGATCGCCGACGTCGACCCGCAGCAGACTCCGGAGGACCCCGAGGAGTTCTACGACCACCAGCTGATGGACCTCGACGTGGTGCTGTCCGACGGCACCGAGATCGGCCGGATCACCGAGATCACCCACCTGCCCTCGCAGGACCTCTTCATCGTGGAGCGGCCCGACGGCAGCGAGGTCATGATCCCCTTCGTCGAGGAGATCGTCACCGAGATCGACCTGGAGGAGCAGCGGGCCGTCATCGACCCGCCGCCCGGCCTGATCGACGACAGCAGGGCCGAGGTCGCCGGCGCCCGGGACGACGACTGA
- the trmD gene encoding tRNA (guanosine(37)-N1)-methyltransferase TrmD encodes MRLDVVTIFPEYLEPLNVSLVGKARARGRLDVQVHDLRDWTYDRHNTVDDTPYGGGPGMVMKTEPWGEALDEVLAAGYESGASGPVLVVPTPSGRPFTQQVAVELSERPWLVFTPARYEGIDRRVVDEYATRMPVYEVSIGDYVLAGGEAAVLVITEAVARLLPGVLGNAESHRDDSFATGAMADLLEGPVYTKPPEWRGRAIPDVLLSGHHGKIARWRRDEAFRRTDLNRPDLLERSDPASFDKKDREMLSILGWKQGPGGRFGREPGDVEE; translated from the coding sequence ATGCGGCTCGACGTCGTCACGATCTTCCCCGAGTACCTCGAACCGCTGAATGTCTCGCTGGTCGGCAAGGCGCGCGCCCGCGGCCGGCTCGACGTACAGGTCCACGACCTGCGCGACTGGACGTACGACCGGCACAACACGGTCGACGACACCCCCTACGGCGGCGGCCCCGGCATGGTCATGAAGACCGAGCCCTGGGGCGAGGCGCTGGACGAGGTGCTGGCCGCCGGTTACGAGTCGGGGGCGTCCGGCCCCGTCCTGGTCGTGCCCACACCCAGCGGCCGCCCCTTCACCCAGCAGGTCGCGGTCGAACTCTCCGAGCGGCCCTGGCTGGTCTTCACGCCCGCCAGGTACGAGGGCATCGACCGTCGGGTCGTCGACGAGTACGCGACCCGGATGCCGGTGTACGAGGTCTCCATCGGGGATTACGTCCTGGCCGGCGGCGAGGCCGCGGTCCTGGTCATCACGGAAGCCGTGGCCCGGCTGCTGCCCGGCGTGCTCGGCAACGCCGAATCGCACCGTGACGACTCCTTCGCCACCGGCGCGATGGCCGACCTCCTCGAAGGCCCGGTCTACACGAAGCCGCCCGAGTGGCGCGGGCGTGCCATTCCGGACGTCCTGCTGAGCGGTCACCACGGGAAGATCGCGCGCTGGCGCCGGGACGAGGCGTTCCGGCGTACGGATCTCAACAGGCCGGACCTGCTGGAGCGCAGCGACCCCGCGTCCTTCGACAAGAAGGACCGCGAAATGCTCTCGATCCTGGGCTGGAAGCAGGGGCCCGGAGGGCGATTTGGGCGAGAGCCCGGGGACGTGGAAGAATAG
- the rplS gene encoding 50S ribosomal protein L19, whose translation MSSLLNDVKAASLRSDLPAFRAGDTVNVHVRVIEGNRSRIQQFKGVVIRRQGAGVSETFTVRKVSFSVGVERTFPVHSPIFEKIELVTRGDVRRAKLYYLRELRGKAAKIKEKRDH comes from the coding sequence ATGTCCAGCCTGCTCAACGACGTCAAGGCCGCTTCGCTGCGGTCCGACCTTCCGGCCTTCCGCGCCGGTGACACGGTCAACGTCCACGTCCGTGTCATCGAGGGCAACCGCTCGCGTATCCAGCAGTTCAAGGGTGTCGTCATCCGCCGCCAGGGTGCGGGCGTCAGCGAGACCTTCACGGTCCGCAAGGTCTCCTTCTCGGTCGGCGTCGAGCGTACCTTCCCGGTGCACAGCCCGATCTTCGAGAAGATCGAGCTCGTGACCCGCGGTGACGTCCGTCGCGCGAAGCTGTACTACCTCCGTGAGCTGCGCGGCAAGGCCGCGAAGATCAAGGAGAAGCGCGACCACTGA
- the lepB gene encoding signal peptidase I, producing MDTEAQHKERDRSPEPDTSGEGERSRSVRFAALTEGPWRKAGLLALVCMVFLLLLSTYVMQPFLIPSGSMEPTLQVGDRVLVDKLAYRFGDVPQRGDVVVFDGTGSFVQEAPAQNPVARVVHGAAAALGLAAPTGTDYVKRVVGVGGDHVVCCDKRGRIKVNGQPVDETYVYPGNPPSLVPFDIVVPAGTLWVMGDHRSRSSDSRDHLGDPGGGMVPVGQVIGRAARIGWPFSRWSSLERTRAFDRVPEAGGSHG from the coding sequence ATGGACACCGAAGCACAGCACAAGGAGCGCGACCGCTCACCCGAACCGGATACGTCCGGGGAGGGAGAGCGGTCGCGCTCTGTGCGTTTCGCCGCGCTGACCGAGGGGCCCTGGCGCAAGGCCGGGCTGCTGGCCCTGGTCTGCATGGTGTTCCTGCTCCTGCTCAGTACGTATGTGATGCAGCCGTTCCTCATCCCCAGCGGCTCCATGGAGCCCACGCTCCAGGTGGGGGACCGGGTGCTGGTGGACAAGCTGGCGTACAGGTTCGGCGACGTGCCGCAGCGCGGGGACGTCGTGGTCTTCGACGGCACCGGCTCCTTCGTGCAGGAGGCGCCCGCGCAGAACCCCGTGGCCCGCGTGGTGCACGGTGCGGCGGCGGCGCTGGGTCTTGCCGCGCCCACCGGTACCGACTACGTCAAGCGTGTGGTGGGGGTGGGGGGCGACCATGTCGTCTGCTGCGACAAGCGCGGGCGGATCAAGGTGAACGGGCAGCCGGTGGACGAGACGTATGTCTATCCCGGCAACCCGCCCTCCCTGGTGCCCTTCGACATCGTGGTGCCCGCCGGAACCCTCTGGGTGATGGGCGACCACCGCTCCCGCTCCAGCGACTCCCGTGACCATCTCGGGGATCCCGGTGGCGGGATGGTCCCGGTGGGCCAGGTGATCGGGCGGGCCGCCCGGATCGGCTGGCCGTTCAGCCGCTGGAGCTCGCTGGAGCGGACCCGAGCCTTCGACCGGGTACCGGAGGCCGGTGGCAGCCATGGGTAA
- the lepB gene encoding signal peptidase I yields the protein MGNRGRNRGSGQSGERTPETGAPTGERALPTRAERRRLARKVQRRRRRSRAVEIPVLIVVAVVIALVLKTFLVQAFVIPSGSMEETIRIGDRVLVDKLTPWFGSKPQRGDVVVFKDPGHWLPPEESKSQSSPFLVKQLKEGLTFIGLLPSDNEQDLIKRVIGVGGDTVKCCDKDGRVTVNGVPLNEPYLHPGNPPSQLKFEVKVPAGRLFVMGDHRSNSADSRFHMDGPYQGTVPVSGVVGRAVVIAWPVGHWSRLKEPATFASVASRAAGPDGADPPGSGPPGLAAQDRHVNFPLPTPAELPLVMGVVGLRLLGGRRRHGVRSGCGGRGGRRAIRTRRTRGPARAARWWRGNRSL from the coding sequence ATGGGTAACCGGGGGAGAAATCGGGGCAGCGGGCAGAGCGGCGAGCGGACGCCGGAGACGGGCGCCCCCACGGGCGAGCGCGCCCTGCCCACCAGGGCCGAGCGGCGCAGGCTCGCGCGCAAGGTCCAGCGGCGGCGGCGCCGGTCCAGGGCGGTGGAGATACCGGTCCTCATCGTCGTGGCGGTCGTGATCGCGCTGGTGCTCAAGACCTTTCTGGTGCAGGCGTTCGTCATCCCGTCGGGTTCGATGGAGGAGACGATCCGGATCGGCGACCGGGTGCTGGTGGACAAGCTCACCCCCTGGTTCGGGTCAAAACCGCAGCGTGGCGATGTCGTCGTCTTCAAGGACCCCGGCCACTGGCTCCCGCCGGAGGAGAGCAAGTCCCAGAGCTCGCCGTTCCTCGTCAAGCAGCTCAAGGAAGGCCTGACCTTCATCGGGCTGCTGCCGTCGGACAACGAACAGGACCTGATCAAGCGGGTCATCGGGGTCGGCGGCGACACCGTGAAGTGCTGCGACAAGGACGGCAGGGTCACCGTCAACGGCGTCCCGCTGAACGAGCCGTATCTCCATCCGGGAAATCCGCCCTCCCAGCTGAAGTTCGAGGTGAAGGTCCCGGCCGGGCGGCTCTTCGTGATGGGCGACCACCGGTCCAACTCGGCGGATTCGCGGTTCCACATGGACGGTCCCTACCAGGGGACGGTGCCGGTGAGCGGTGTGGTGGGGCGCGCGGTCGTCATCGCCTGGCCGGTGGGGCACTGGAGCAGGCTCAAGGAGCCCGCCACCTTCGCATCGGTGGCGTCCCGGGCCGCGGGTCCGGACGGCGCGGATCCGCCCGGCTCCGGTCCACCGGGCCTCGCCGCTCAGGATCGGCACGTAAACTTCCCGCTCCCGACTCCTGCGGAACTTCCGCTCGTTATGGGAGTGGTGGGCCTGCGTCTCCTCGGAGGCAGGCGACGGCACGGAGTGAGGAGTGGATGTGGGGGACGTGGCGGTCGGCGCGCGATCCGGACACGAAGAACCAGAGGACCGGCCCGGGCCGCCCGTTGGTGGCGCGGGAACCGAAGCCTCTGA
- the lepB gene encoding signal peptidase I, producing the protein MAVGARSGHEEPEDRPGPPVGGAGTEASDSGRSYGSDRDGGQHRAGGRQNGPGGPGGPDGFDEDGEDGENTGSTRNKGPKKQRSFWKELPLLIGIALVLALLIKTFLVQAFSIPSDSMQDTLQRGDRVLVDKLTPWFGSEPERGDVVVFHDPGGWLEGEPTPTPNVAQKFLSFIGLMPSAEEKDLIKRVIAVGGDTVSCKKGGPVVVNGKALSEKSFIYPGNTPCDDQPFGPIHVPKGRIWVMGDHRQDSLDSRYHQQLPGGGTVSTKEVVGRAFVVAWPVNRWSWLGVPSTFDQKGINAAGAVAPGALGLAGALPLVIRRRRKLTREGTAG; encoded by the coding sequence GTGGCGGTCGGCGCGCGATCCGGACACGAAGAACCAGAGGACCGGCCCGGGCCGCCCGTTGGTGGCGCGGGAACCGAAGCCTCTGACAGCGGGAGGTCCTACGGTTCCGACAGGGACGGCGGCCAGCACAGGGCCGGCGGCCGGCAGAACGGCCCCGGCGGGCCGGGCGGGCCGGACGGCTTCGACGAGGACGGCGAGGACGGCGAGAACACCGGAAGCACCAGGAACAAGGGACCGAAGAAGCAGCGCTCCTTCTGGAAGGAGCTGCCGCTCCTCATCGGTATCGCGCTGGTCCTGGCCCTGTTGATCAAGACTTTCCTGGTCCAGGCGTTCTCGATCCCCTCCGACTCGATGCAGGACACGCTGCAGCGGGGTGACCGGGTGCTGGTCGACAAACTGACCCCGTGGTTCGGTTCGGAACCGGAGCGGGGCGACGTCGTGGTGTTCCACGACCCGGGCGGCTGGCTCGAAGGTGAGCCGACCCCGACTCCGAACGTGGCACAGAAGTTCCTCAGTTTCATCGGCCTGATGCCGTCCGCCGAGGAGAAGGACCTGATCAAGCGCGTCATCGCGGTCGGCGGCGACACGGTTTCGTGCAAGAAGGGGGGCCCGGTCGTCGTCAACGGCAAGGCGCTCTCCGAGAAGTCGTTCATCTACCCGGGCAACACCCCGTGCGACGACCAGCCGTTCGGGCCGATCCATGTGCCCAAGGGCCGGATCTGGGTGATGGGCGACCACCGTCAGGACTCGCTCGACTCGCGTTACCACCAGCAGCTGCCGGGTGGCGGAACGGTCTCCACCAAGGAGGTCGTCGGACGGGCCTTCGTCGTGGCCTGGCCGGTCAACCGCTGGTCGTGGCTGGGTGTTCCGAGCACCTTCGACCAGAAGGGCATCAACGCCGCAGGTGCCGTGGCTCCCGGGGCGCTGGGACTCGCAGGGGCACTGCCGCTGGTGATCCGGCGCAGGCGCAAGCTGACCCGCGAGGGTACTGCCGGGTAA
- the lepB gene encoding signal peptidase I, which yields MSGTVRTSDGGGRLGSALSGLAVAVGCVLFLGGFAWGAVEYKPYTVPTDSMTPTVQVGDRVLAQRIDSGAVHRGDVVIFKDPDWGDMPMVKRVVGVGGDKVACCDTQGRLTVNGKGINEPYLNTDSLSKGRASAMDFTVKVPEGRLFMLGDERTNSMDSRVHLQDADHGSVPRSTVSSRVDAIAWPLSGGMMERPKGFAALPGGVSQPGPLKLIVAAVLAGVVLILGGAVYGPLAQRLGRKKKVAVGVG from the coding sequence ATGAGCGGAACAGTACGTACGAGTGACGGAGGCGGCCGGCTCGGCAGTGCGCTGTCGGGTCTGGCCGTGGCCGTTGGCTGCGTGCTCTTTCTCGGAGGGTTCGCCTGGGGAGCGGTGGAGTACAAGCCGTACACCGTGCCGACCGACTCGATGACCCCGACCGTGCAGGTGGGGGACCGGGTGCTGGCGCAGCGAATAGACAGCGGTGCGGTGCACCGCGGCGACGTGGTGATCTTCAAGGACCCCGACTGGGGCGATATGCCGATGGTCAAGCGGGTCGTCGGAGTCGGCGGCGACAAGGTCGCCTGCTGCGACACCCAGGGCCGGCTCACCGTGAACGGCAAGGGAATCAACGAGCCGTACCTCAACACCGATTCGCTCTCCAAGGGGCGGGCCTCCGCGATGGACTTCACCGTGAAGGTGCCTGAGGGCCGGCTCTTCATGCTCGGTGACGAGCGCACCAACTCGATGGACTCGCGCGTCCACCTCCAGGACGCGGACCACGGTTCGGTGCCGCGCTCGACGGTGTCCTCGCGGGTGGACGCCATCGCCTGGCCGCTGAGCGGCGGAATGATGGAGCGGCCGAAGGGCTTCGCCGCGCTGCCCGGCGGGGTCTCGCAGCCAGGGCCGCTGAAGCTGATCGTGGCGGCTGTGCTGGCCGGAGTCGTGCTGATCCTGGGCGGGGCCGTCTACGGGCCGCTCGCGCAGCGTCTCGGCCGCAAGAAGAAGGTGGCGGTCGGTGTCGGCTGA
- a CDS encoding NUDIX hydrolase, producing the protein MSAELREVARVILLDPADRVLLMHGFEPADPASTWWFTPGGGVEAGETHEEAALREVREETGIDAVELGPVLWSRVCSFPFDGRRWNQDERYFLGRTSQTATAMDGLTPLERRSVAGLRWWTSAELSATRETVYPTRLAGLLRTLLDEGPPAAPVVLAPEIV; encoded by the coding sequence GTGTCGGCTGAGCTGCGCGAGGTCGCACGCGTCATCCTGCTCGATCCGGCCGACCGGGTGCTGCTGATGCACGGCTTCGAGCCCGCCGATCCGGCGAGCACCTGGTGGTTCACCCCCGGCGGAGGCGTCGAGGCCGGGGAGACCCATGAGGAGGCCGCCCTCCGTGAGGTACGGGAGGAGACCGGCATCGACGCGGTGGAGCTCGGCCCGGTCCTGTGGTCCAGGGTGTGCTCGTTCCCGTTCGACGGGCGGCGGTGGAACCAGGATGAACGGTACTTTCTCGGGCGAACCAGTCAGACGGCGACCGCCATGGACGGGCTGACCCCACTGGAGCGGCGCAGTGTCGCGGGGCTGAGGTGGTGGACTTCCGCCGAACTGTCCGCGACGCGTGAGACGGTGTATCCGACCAGGCTCGCCGGGCTGCTGCGCACGCTGCTCGACGAGGGTCCCCCGGCTGCACCGGTGGTCCTGGCCCCGGAAATCGTCTAG